From the Maioricimonas rarisocia genome, one window contains:
- a CDS encoding radical SAM protein gives MPDSVLPQHRWHPRQFEQNRFVYPVLSRRSRGISIGVNLNPDKICNFDCIYCQVDRRSEAETRFVETEQLFGELDAMFDYCASGEIFKDPRFASVPPELQRVNDIAFSGDGEPTTYRNFDTLIGQVAERKRAHGLDAVKMVLITNASMFHRPVVQRGLEILDENNGEIWAKLEAGTAEYFQLVDRTRIPFQQILDNITAAAQKRPLVIQSLFMRVNGEPPSQEEFDAFLDRLSEIQTAGGQLRLVQVYTVARTPAESFVQPLTNSEVDAMAAAVTERTGIPAERYYGAS, from the coding sequence ATGCCTGATTCCGTCCTTCCGCAGCATCGCTGGCATCCCCGACAGTTCGAGCAGAACCGGTTCGTCTATCCGGTTCTCTCGCGCCGCAGTCGCGGAATCTCGATCGGGGTGAATCTCAACCCTGACAAGATCTGCAACTTCGACTGCATCTACTGTCAGGTGGATCGCCGGAGCGAGGCGGAGACGCGGTTCGTCGAGACCGAGCAGCTGTTCGGCGAACTGGACGCGATGTTCGACTACTGCGCGAGCGGCGAGATCTTCAAGGATCCCCGGTTCGCGTCGGTTCCGCCAGAGCTGCAGCGGGTCAACGACATCGCGTTCTCGGGAGACGGCGAGCCGACGACATACCGCAACTTCGACACGCTCATCGGGCAGGTGGCCGAGCGAAAGCGGGCCCACGGGCTTGATGCCGTGAAGATGGTGCTGATCACCAACGCCAGCATGTTCCACCGTCCTGTCGTGCAGCGGGGTCTGGAGATCCTGGACGAGAACAACGGCGAGATCTGGGCCAAGCTGGAAGCAGGAACCGCGGAGTACTTCCAGCTCGTCGACCGGACGCGGATTCCGTTTCAGCAGATTCTGGACAACATCACCGCCGCGGCGCAGAAACGGCCGCTGGTGATTCAAAGCCTGTTCATGCGGGTGAACGGCGAGCCGCCGTCACAGGAAGAGTTCGACGCGTTTCTGGATCGTCTCTCGGAGATCCAGACGGCCGGCGGTCAGCTCCGGCTGGTGCAGGTCTACACCGTGGCCCGCACGCCGGCTGAAAGCTTTGTGCAGCCACTGACGAATTCCGAAGTCGACGCGATGGCCGCGGCCGTCACGGAGCGGACCGGCATCCCGGCCGAACGGTACTACGGCGCAAGCTGA
- the pepT gene encoding peptidase T, producing the protein MSDLLERFLRYVRIDTQSDDESPTAPSTAKQLELSRLLADECRQLGLEDVSCSEHGIVMATVPATVEHEAPTIVWNAHVDTSPEFSGTGVSPVVHENYDGSDIVLPGDPSRVVRVDENPELRDLVGGTIVTTDGTTLLGADDKSGIAVIMTAAARLMQQPDVAHGPIRICFTVDEEIGRGIDHLDFEKLGGVCGYTLDSGGVGTIDCETFSADLATVTVRGINTHPSEGKGVMVNAVRILSRFLDRLPMDTCSPETTDGREGFMHPYQIEGGVAESRAKIILRDFDTPKLAEYADRLRAIAGELSTEFPQAEIDVDIRKQYRNMGDGLKREPRAVAMAIEATRAAGIEPKLDIIRGGTDGALMTEAGLPTPNLSSGQHNPHSPLEWTSVEEMAKAVDVLVQLAVAWGTEHA; encoded by the coding sequence ATGTCGGATCTGCTCGAGCGGTTTCTGCGATACGTGAGGATCGACACCCAGTCGGACGACGAGAGCCCGACCGCTCCCAGCACGGCGAAGCAGCTCGAACTGAGCCGATTGCTCGCCGACGAGTGCCGGCAGCTCGGCCTCGAGGACGTCTCGTGCAGCGAGCATGGGATCGTGATGGCGACCGTCCCGGCCACCGTCGAACACGAGGCGCCGACGATCGTCTGGAACGCTCACGTCGACACGTCGCCGGAGTTCAGCGGCACGGGCGTGAGTCCAGTCGTGCATGAGAACTACGACGGCAGCGACATCGTCCTGCCTGGCGACCCGTCGCGTGTCGTGCGTGTCGACGAGAATCCGGAACTCCGCGATCTCGTCGGCGGGACGATCGTCACCACTGACGGCACAACCCTGCTGGGGGCGGATGACAAGTCCGGCATTGCTGTCATCATGACTGCCGCGGCTCGCCTGATGCAGCAGCCAGACGTCGCACACGGACCGATCCGTATCTGTTTTACCGTCGACGAGGAGATCGGTCGGGGCATCGATCACCTGGACTTCGAGAAGCTCGGCGGCGTGTGCGGCTATACGCTCGATTCCGGGGGCGTCGGCACGATTGACTGCGAAACGTTCTCGGCCGATCTGGCGACTGTCACCGTCCGCGGCATCAACACGCACCCGTCGGAAGGCAAAGGCGTGATGGTCAACGCCGTCCGGATCCTTTCCCGGTTTCTGGACCGGTTGCCGATGGACACCTGTTCGCCGGAAACGACCGACGGCCGCGAAGGCTTCATGCATCCGTACCAGATCGAAGGGGGCGTCGCCGAGTCCCGGGCAAAGATCATCCTCCGTGACTTCGACACGCCGAAGCTGGCGGAGTATGCCGACCGGTTGCGGGCGATCGCCGGGGAACTGTCGACCGAATTCCCGCAGGCGGAGATCGACGTCGACATTCGCAAACAGTACCGGAATATGGGGGACGGCCTGAAACGCGAACCGCGGGCGGTGGCCATGGCGATCGAGGCGACCCGTGCGGCCGGCATCGAGCCGAAACTGGACATCATCCGCGGTGGCACGGATGGGGCGCTGATGACCGAAGCGGGGCTGCCGACGCCCAATCTCTCTTCGGGACAGCACAATCCCCACTCCCCTCTGGAGTGGACGAGCGTCGAGGAGATGGCCAAAGCGGTCGACGTTCTCGTGCAGCTGGCCGTCGCCTGGGGAACGGAACACGCCTAG
- the cysC gene encoding adenylyl-sulfate kinase: MAEQVATNVHWHDHSVTSEERKRLKGHKGCVLWFTGLSGAGKSTIANTVDHKLHALGKHTYLLDGDNIRHGLNKNLGFSAEDRAENIRRIGEVAKLFADCGVITLTAFISPYRVDRDNVRALLPEGEFVEIYVKASLETCEDRDPKGLYKKARAGEIKGFTGIDDPYEEPENAELILDSDGKGIDELADEVVAHLNQKGFLSL, translated from the coding sequence ATGGCGGAACAAGTTGCCACAAACGTTCACTGGCACGACCACTCGGTCACCAGCGAAGAACGCAAGCGTCTGAAGGGACACAAGGGATGTGTCCTCTGGTTCACCGGTCTGAGCGGTGCGGGCAAAAGCACCATCGCCAACACCGTCGATCACAAGCTGCACGCCCTGGGCAAACACACGTACCTGCTCGATGGCGACAACATCCGGCACGGCCTGAACAAGAATCTCGGCTTCTCCGCCGAGGATCGGGCCGAAAACATCCGCCGGATCGGCGAAGTCGCCAAGCTGTTCGCGGACTGCGGCGTCATCACGCTGACGGCCTTTATTTCGCCGTACCGCGTCGATCGCGACAACGTCCGGGCGCTGCTGCCCGAAGGCGAATTCGTCGAGATCTACGTCAAGGCTTCGCTCGAAACCTGCGAAGACCGTGATCCCAAGGGTCTGTACAAGAAGGCCCGCGCCGGCGAGATCAAGGGCTTCACCGGCATCGACGATCCCTACGAAGAGCCGGAAAACGCCGAGCTGATCCTCGATTCGGACGGCAAGGGAATCGATGAGCTGGCCGACGAAGTCGTCGCCCACCTCAACCAGAAGGGCTTCCTGAGCCTTTGA